GCCATCTGTATTATAAACCATTGGTATGGCCCTCCTCTTTTTGATAGAAAAAAATTTACGGCCAACTTTCCTCAGTGTCGCATGCTGCATGCATGTGAGGGGGGCCTAGCTGAGAAGTAAAAAGGAGGAATGATGTAAGCGCATGCATTCAAAACaatatcttttttcttttttttgtgagGAAAAAATAAGATCTTACACCACTATGCTTCAATGAtatattttttatgaaaaaaaaaattttagTGTACTGTAATTGATTTGCTTTTTTGCAAAAGTTGTTTATGGTTTTTGCTTTACACGCATGAGTTCAATTAACTGGATATTGGTGTTGATATTGTGAAGATAGATTGCTTGGAGTGATTAGTGGATGAGGGTAAATAGATTTGTTGGAGTATGTGAAGTTTATTGCATGATTGATACTAGACAATCACTAGTAGAAAACACGCCaaaggtccaccccaaaagtaccagaatgaagatgaaccggtaccaatgctagtattggtaccggttcatcttggtaccggtacttttggggtggatgggacctatggatgagccttaggtaccggttggtaacaccaaccggtacccaaggctctccataggtaccgggtggtaacttttacattagtaccgggtgttaCCACCAACCAGTgtctatggatgagccttaggtaccggttggtaacactaaCCGGTACCttaagagccttaggtaccggttggtgttaccaaccggtacctaaggctcatccatgagttactttaaaaggaaaatatctccaTCTCAATCAGAACTGCTATGTAGTTGAGATGGTAAAGGGGCAACGTGCAAGGCTAGAGGTCGTGGGTTCAAATCCCAGCGAAAAAATATTTTGTCTCATTTTGGAggtcttaggtaccggttattttacccggtaccaaaggctcgagcCATTGGTACCACTTTCGGAGTAGCggttcaagaaaccagtaccaaagGGCAATCTCAACCGGTGACTATGgcactttttctagtagtgaactTTAGCATATCAGTTGAGGAATTTAACTAActtattttgatatttttccaTTATACCTAAAGTATTTTATTGAAAAATATtatcaaaacatatgcaagtagAGTCTTGTTTTGAAGGACTCTTTGAAAGAGGTACAATTGTGAAAttggaatttaaatttgattCCTGGTTTAAAAATTACaactttttaaattttgaaattgCTTGCATGTGGCTATCATCGATGTAGGATTTTAGCCGGTCTAGTGGTgtgtatatttaaaaaatagagaTGCTTTTGTAAATTTTcccatatatataagtgaagtATCTTATAATTAGTGTATAAACATATTCAAAGTGATATATAAATATGTAGAATACACATGGTGGTATACTGGTGATGATGAGAGTAGCTATACGTTGAGTGTAGAAAAACTTGGCCACTGCACGGTGCATCAATGCAAGAGGCAACGCAACGCCCCTCCCTTCTCCTGAATTGAAATCAGCAACAAAACAAAACTATATAGGCGCACCCACGAACGCCTAAGCAAACGTACAAATTAATAATAAGCTAGCTAGCCTCGGTAGAATTTATAACGATGGAGAAGATTTGCTCGGTTCTCTCGATCGATCATCTACGGGCCACTTAGCTTCTTCTTCTAATAGTACACTAATTAGGCTAGCAGCTACCCTGCATGCATTAATTAGATTCACTTCTTCATTCTTCGGAGAAAGATGCTAATACATATGCTACTCACAAAagcatgtatgtatgtatgtatgtatgtatgtatgtatgtatgtatgtatgtatgtatgtatgtatgtatgtatgtatgtacacacatatatatatatagagggtAGCCAAGTAGTATTTGTATATATGTTGTGTCACATCATCATCACATATGGTAGTGATGGACGACCATTGGCAAAAACAACAAAAACCCACCAGCCTGCTTGCTTCTCCGATCGATCCAACTTGGCATGCTCTACAGATCGACATCCTCGTCGACTACTagtcgcagcagcagcagcagcagtagtctTCTACGGTCTACCAGCACCACCCATCTATCAGCTAGCTAGCAGCCCCCAACGCAGCAGCAATGGAGCAAATGGCCAAGTACTACTGGGCTATGCTGGGCGCAAGCAGGACCGCCACCGCTGCGGCCACTAGCAGCGGCCTCAGGtcctggccaccgccggcgcatGCCGGCGAGCCGTCATGGGAGGAGCTGGCGTTCGCCCAGGACGCGGCGGGGCACCTCGGCGGCTGCGTGTGGCCGCCGCGATCCTACACCTGCACCTTCTGCCGCCGGGAGTTCAGGTCCGCGCAGGCCCTTGGCGGCCACATGAACGTGCACCGCCGCGACCGGGCTCGCCTCCGGCAGTGCGCCTCGCCGGACCATGAAGtcatccaggacgcacagaagCAACAGTCGTCGATTGCCTCTCCTCCTGCGGATCACCAGCTTCAGCTGCAACCGCAGCCGGAATCTCCCTTGTTCAGGCCCAAGCAGCAGGCAGTATTAATCTCTGGCCCTAAATCTACTTTCAGTGATCACCAAAGTTGCAATAAGGAGGGGGCTGTGATTAGCACTACTACTTCTCCTTCATTCCTATCAACCATAATCAAGGAGAGCACGAACAAGGTAGTCATCTCCGTACCTGCAGCGACTGCGGGCAGCAAACAAGCTCTAGAaatcgatgatgatgatgaggaggaggaggagattgtggcggaaaggaggaggaagcgaAGAAGGCGAGTGGTCCATCAGCAGCCAGAGGCGCTGCTCCCGCTCTTCTTCCTGCGGTCATCCAAAGGAGTTGAACATGATGCAAAGGTACCACAAGTAATTATCAGACCTAGCCCCAATTCATCATCACTTCATCTTGCAGGCCGGCAAGAAGTGGATCTGGAGCTCAGGCTTGGAAGTAGCATTCCTAAAGTAGCGTGATGAATAGATAATTTCTTCCCTGCTGCAGTTTCATCTATATATCATCATTCTATCTCCTCCTCGCTATGGGGATCGAGTTTGTGCATGCACAACTGAATCATATACTAGATCCTTCGTTATCGATGAGGACTTTCCAATTGTATGTATGCTCTTTCCCCTCTCTTAGCTTTCTCCATTAATTTGTCTCTATGTTTCTTCAGTCATCGTCTGCCCGAGATGTTTTCGATTTTATCCAAGTCGATGTGCCTTTGGCTAAAGTTCTTGTTGTAAAAGCTTGTATGTTAATTGTCAAAATGATACTATATAAACTATATATAATCCCCTTGAAAAAATGATACTACATGTTTCTGATCTCATAATAGCTCGACTTGATTTGATCTTAAATTGTGAACTAACCTTTTTAATTTGTTCTATATATGTGTTTCTTCCCTGTGGTTCATTTTGTACATGATTTTCTAATTATTTGATTGATATTCATTGATGATCACTGGGTTTTTATGTTGCCTTTTGTTCTTGATAACATATACGTGCTCAGGTTTTTGTCAATAGTTATACTTAATATCATTATTTTTTAAAGGAATAAGAACAATGCTATGATAGGAGCAAAGAAACATCGAGAGTCTTGCTTTAGTTTGTCTACCCTTACAAAAGAttactaattaattaaaatttgaacGAAGTATATAACAAGTATAGGCCGGGCAACTTGATTAATTCCTCATCTTACTTGTCCagtaatatatgtatatacataatatatatgtcttatttcttcaccacatcattTTTCCTAATACTTCTTCTAACAATATAATAAAAGCGAAACTCATATATAGTTTCTTCCGGAGTCCAGCTTAGTAATTGTCATAAGGTATATATATTATGGTTGATTAGATAGACGATCGTCTCATTCATATATACCGGTGGTAGCTAACAAATAATTTGCTGGGTACATGTTTGCCTCAGAATCGACCTTATTTTGGGCATTTGTGTCTGCTGGTCCTAGCTTGATTTCTCTTGCCTTCAACCATAAGCAAGCTAAATGCCTAAGGTTGCTTCTTATTCTAGCTCAGATCACAAGCAGACAGTAGACAGGGCAAATGGTCATCTGTTCTTGTCTTTTGCTCTATATCGTCCCTATGGAGCAAGGGCACTGCAAGGAATACATAATGTTTCTCCTTTATTATATCATACATACCAAGATTATACAGATTGCTACAAATTAAGGTGGATGCATACACACACACTTTTTGTTATTGGCAGTACATTTTGTACTTTTATACTTACTAATGTATGCACATATATTATACATTTTTGCTATACATATATCTTCTCTCCTTTTCAGTTATCATGTGTTCTGTTTTATGGCTTTTGATCGAATGCTACTTTTAATTTGTCGCTGCCCTTGACCCATGCATACATTATTGTACATTTCATTGATCAGTAGAGACAGAGGGAATAACCGATCGATTGAgtgttgatgatgatgatgatgtgtgtgtgtgtgtgtgtgtgtgtgtgtgtgtgtgtgtgtgtatatgagGCTGCTGCACTGCATGCCACCATTGTCTTGgcctggagagagagagagagggagagagagagagagagaggaatcaTATCGATCCGTGCAACTGCAAAGATGCAGTGGGGGCTCCTTGTCTGTATTGTACCATGCATGACAGTACGTGTCTATATATGAGTATTCTGAGCTGTGCTGGAATGTGTCAGTGGCATATATTGGGGGTGGGTGAGATTAGGCCAGGCCCCTTGTGATACATGATGCATCTCTGTCGCCTCTGCAAGCAGTGCATAATATAAGCATGCATGCCTCTGTCTCACTACTAGCTATCTGCTCTGAACCTTATTTATTACCATCATGCATATTGCATTCACATGCATATACTCTAGCATTGGATCTGTAGTGCGCACTAGCTACTTAGATTTAGCTAGCTCTACTACATACAATTAACTGAATTAATCCTGCATTAATTGTATGTAGGCTTGTAGCTAGTATATATATGCGTGctccaaaaataaaatttcctCACTACTAGGATTATGTACCTACAATTCTCTTGAATTAGCTTACTTTATTATAGCGTCAAGTGAAGAATTCCAAATATATAAAACTATACGCGCTTGGATTTTGTTGAATAAATAACTTgctatatataaaaataatatgagTGACAGTGGTAGGAGATCGAGTGGACTTTGTTGATTGATGGGGAAGAGATTCATCGGTAGTCGATGACATCCATGCGCACACAATAGGTATCGCTCGTGGCTGGTAGCTATAGTGTTGATTTGTTGTAAGAGAAAAATACAGCTGGTTGGCTGCTGGCTGAAACTGAttttgtgtgagagaaaaacactgctggctagctagctagctgacaAGCTAGCTGAACAGAGCGAATACTATCATTGAACCCATGATCAGTGTATGTTGTATGTACGTGCgtatgtacatatatatgtgtatgtgtgtgtcaTTCCCTTGTTCTTTCATATTGGTTAGGTAAACCCCTAGTGCCTATTTTTTAGTATATGCGTGCTCCAAAAATAAAATCTCCTCACTACTAGGGTTATTTACCTACAACTCTGTTTAGCTTACTTTATTATAGTATCAAGTGAAGAATTccaaatatataaaaatatatgcgCTTGGATTTTGTTGAATAAACAACTTgctatatataaaaataatacgaGTGACAGTGGTAGGAGATCGAGTGGACTTTGTTGATTGATGGGGAGTATTGATTCATCGGCAAGCTGATGACATCCATGCGCACACAACGTactatcattgagctcatgaTCAGTGTATGCTGTATGTACGTGCGTATGTATATGTGTGTGTCATTCCCTTGTTCTTTCATATCGGTTAGGTAAACCCCTAGTGCCTACTTTTTAGTTATATTTTATTAGACGACGGATATCGCATATGGGGAGGGGGCACACAATATGTATATTGCAGGTACTCTATTTGTTCGATTCTCTACGTGCTATGGGTACACGTTATTATGTATCTCTCCTTCAATACATATAATTAGCTAGTACAGTAAAAAAGACGGAACGTACTGCTGACCCCGCCCCTAGTGGCGGATCTAGAATTTGGATTGGGAGGAGGGGCTCTTCTTCTACCTTCcacctctcttcttcttcctcatttttATCTTCCTCCTCTTGATTCATGGTTGAttttccttttcctcctctTGATTCTCATGGTTGAAAAGTAGGGGGCTGGAGCACTCCCAGCACCccgctggctccgccactgccccccccccccctccattTTCAGAAGTTCACTGACGAACTTGTCCTGCACACAATTGATCTTTGCTGACGGATCAATTAGAGAAGAAGATTGCTGGAATAATAGGATTGGGGGATTATTAGGGAGGGATATATACATGGCCGTTGGTCCTAAAGGGATGGCCGTGATGACATATTGTAATAGTCAGACATCATTATTTCTGTTTAACACAATGATGTGCATCTCTTCTATCTGCATGTTTaagaaatatataaaaaatgGCTAGTTTTTTAAAATGTTAGAAACTCATGAATAAATGTAGGGGTTTGTAACTaataataaagtttttttttctttttgcaccgTCTCCTACACATATACACACATATTTTTCTTCACATTCTAACATAATAATGGCATGTAGATATATATTTTCTTACCTATCATGTCGTGATATACTTTAGctactaattaatctatatgtTTGTCCGCCCGtattcataattaatttcatCCTTTTCCATCACACACCCCCATGTGTACTTGACGTTTGTTTAGTCGATCGAAACCTTAGCTTGACTGAtgtcaagcattggaatatgcaTAGCTTcctacatatatacatatctgTGCTGTGGTCGatctacatgcatgcatggtgtgTGAAAGGAATAGGATGCTTGTAACCTaagagagggaggagatgaattagacaaactaaaaattttaacctcaagctccaactaatatgcacataaattaaactaagacatactatctagatgtgcaactagtgttCTACTAGTGTGAAAACCTCATCCCAAAACaaattttgcaacctatagccaatcctatcaagatactactctatgaaagtaattAAAGGCACATAAAGATTGCAATatgtaaatgcggaagcttaaaggagggatgagaggaagcaaactctttgacacgAGAATTTATCCCATAGTTCGGTTAGACACAAAGGCACActtacatccacgttgttgaagcactcacaaagagtatcgcTTTCGTCAATCAattctcttccgtgaacacaatcacggtcaccttgatcccgctttccactaaAGAGTTTCACCAAGAagggtgggggtctccacgtcccccgcacaaagagtgtcgacgccgctccacaccaagacggagggttgttgacgttgccggcgagccaccaagactccaaggatggccgacACACCGAGTACAAGCTTGAGCAGCTCTCAAGAACAACACTCAAGGCACACAaccttgctctcacactcaaacttgagctagcctagcactctCACTCACAAAGTTGAGCTAGACCTAAGGATGTGATCAATTTGCTCtatggatggcttggagatgttcttcaatgtgtgTAGCACTTCTCTGAACTTCAGCAACTTCAAAATGGGCTGGGGTGAGGCGCTTAAATAGCCCACCAAGTCGAGCTAGTCATTTGTAGCCGTTATCTTTTTTTCTGCATAGGCGTCGGCTCATCCGACGAGGGggtgtcggatcatccggtttCTTTGAGACCAAACTGTAGCCGTTGCAACTGAAAAGTGCTTATGCTGATGCAATTAGTCCGATGCATTAATCCGACGGGGCGTCGGATCATCTGGTGCTGAAGACATCCAACTGACAGCGTTGACATCATTACTCCGACGCCATGCTTCGACGGCACGTCGggtcaaccggtgctgaaggctctTCTGCTGCGCCCTTGACATGCGCTCTGGACGTTGATCCGACGATTAGTCCGACGGTGCATCTTTGGGTGCATCGGACCATATGGTCCTGAAGAAGTTATTCAACTGAGTTCTGAACCTATCAGAATTATTCCGGTCCTAATGGGTCGGATAGTCCGACGGTGGGGGTATCGGATAGTCCGACAGCCTGTCGCATATTCCGTTCCCTTCTGAGTTTTCTGCAATATCTGTTTTCTGACTTGCACTTGTCCAACTCGTC
This portion of the Panicum virgatum strain AP13 chromosome 2N, P.virgatum_v5, whole genome shotgun sequence genome encodes:
- the LOC120659171 gene encoding transcriptional regulator SUPERMAN-like, with product MEQMAKYYWAMLGASRTATAAATSSGLRSWPPPAHAGEPSWEELAFAQDAAGHLGGCVWPPRSYTCTFCRREFRSAQALGGHMNVHRRDRARLRQCASPDHEVIQDAQKQQSSIASPPADHQLQLQPQPESPLFRPKQQAVLISGPKSTFSDHQSCNKEGAVISTTTSPSFLSTIIKESTNKVVISVPAATAGSKQALEIDDDDEEEEEIVAERRRKRRRRVVHQQPEALLPLFFLRSSKGVEHDAKVPQVIIRPSPNSSSLHLAGRQEVDLELRLGSSIPKVA